One segment of Falco peregrinus isolate bFalPer1 chromosome 4, bFalPer1.pri, whole genome shotgun sequence DNA contains the following:
- the ARL11 gene encoding ADP-ribosylation factor-like protein 11, translating into MGKLISKGQRKRDARVVMLGLDFAGKSTLLYKLKSGRAVETCPTVGFNVESLQTPCHVSFTLWDVGGQGSLRASWPHYLEDTSTLIFVLDSTDTARLPEAMAALEEALSHPSMAGIPVLLLANKQEVPGALAPAELGERLRQGRLAGRRWVLQGCSAYTGQGLKEALAILGELLRGLKQSSPSQEQPLAGPAGRRQGPEQT; encoded by the coding sequence ATGGGGAAGCTGATCTCCAAAGGCCAACGCAAAAGAGATGCTCGAGTTGTCATGCTGGGGCTTGACTTTGCTGGCAAATCAACCCTTCTGTACAAACTCAAGAGTGGCCGGGCTGTGGAGACCTGCCCGACGGTGGGCTTCAACGTGGAGTCCCTGCAAACACCCTGTCATGTATCCTTCACGCTCTGGGACGTTGGTGGACAAGGCAGCCTGCGGGCAAGCTGGCCTCACTACCTGGAGGACACCAGTACTCTAATCTTCGTGCTCgacagcacagacacagcccGGCTGCCCGAAGCGATGGCAGCACTGGAGGAAGCCCTGAGCCACCCCAGCATGGCTGGCATCCCCGTCCTCCTCCTGGCCAACAAGCAGGAGGTGCCAGGAGCGCTGGCTCCTGCCgagctgggggagaggctgCGGCAGGGGCGGCTGGCAGGGCGCCGCTGggtgctccagggctgcagTGCCTACACTGGCCAAGGCCTGAAGGAAGCCCTGGCCATCTTGGGAGAGCTGCTACGCGGTCTGAAGCAGAGCTCCCCATCCCAAGAGCAGCCCCTTGCAGGGCCGGCAGGGAGGAGGCAAGGTCCAGAGCAAACCTGA